ACGTCAGCCACCGGGCTGGCCTTTTCGGCCACCAGTTGCGCCAGCGACTGGCCCGAGTTCTTGTTGTCGAACGGCACGGTGACGCCCGTCTTTTCCTTGATCGCGCGGATCTGCGCGGCCCAGTCGGCCCATTCGGGCGGGCAGTTGTAGCAGATGGCGGTCTGTGCGCCCGCGCCCTGGCTGAAAGCGGCAAAGGTAGTGGCAACAGCGGCGGCGGTGGCCAGCCAGCGCAGCGGACGGCGCCAGAAGGATTGCGTCGACATGTAAGGCTCCCTGGTTAGGTCGGTCAGTCAGTCGGTCTGTGGTCGGTCGGATCAGGCAGGAACTGCGGGCGCGCTGACGGTGCCCTCGATACGTAATGCGTGCGGCAGCAGCGTGGCGTTGCCGTCGGCGCCGGCCGAGCCAACATCGAGCCGGTGCAGCAGCTGGTTGATGGCGTGCGTGCCGATGTCGGCGTTGGGCTGCACCACGGTGGCCAGCGGCGGCTCAACGAGCGCGCCCAGGGCGATACCGTCATAGCCCAGCACCGAGACATCGCGCGGCACGCGCAGGCCCAGGCGCTTGAGATCGGAAATCACGCCGATGGCGAGCAGGTCGTTGGTGCAGAAGAAAGCGGTGGGGGCATCGGGCTGGGCCATCAGCGCCTGGATCTGGGGCGCGTTGCTGGCCGTGTGCGACGGCAGGTTGACCGGATCCCGAATCGGCAGGCCGTGGGCGCGCATGGCATCGGCATAGCCGGCAAAACGCTGCCGGGCGCGGTCCGACGCGGTAAAGGCACCCGAAATGACGGCGATGCGGCGGTGGCCGGCGGCGATCAGCGCGTTCACGCCTTCGCAGGCGCTGGTCTGGTTGTCAACCGATACCGAATGCCGCCCCCGATCGGCGCCATCGCGCGACACCTGGTTGTAGGCCAGCACGTAGGGCACCGATTCGCGGTCGAGCTGATCCAGGACGGTGCTGTCGCAGGCATCGGCCACGGTCAGCACCATGCCGTCCACGCGGTGGCGCAACAGGTATTCGATACGTTCGCGTTCGCGGGCCGGGTCGTAGTTGCTGGTGACCAGCATCAGGGAGTAGCCTGCTGCCATGGCCGATTCTTCAATTCCGCGCCAGCATTCGGCAAACACAGCGTTGTCCAGCGTCGGCAGCATGACGCCGACGATCCGCGTGCGCTGCGCGCGCAACTTGGCGCCGAGCAGGTTGGGGCGAAACGACAGCCGTCGCGCGGCCTCGTGCACGCGCTGGGCGGTGGCTTCGCGCACCAGCTGCGGATGGCTGAACACGCGCGACGCGGTGGCCAGCGACACCTTGGCGGCCAGCGCCACATCGGCCAGCGTCACGCCCTGGCCGGGTTCGGCGGAGGCCAGGCGGGGGTGCAGGGTGACGCGGCGAGATGTTGGCATGCATTCCTCATCTGATGGCGCACTTCACGATGAAAACGTTTTCATTGAAGTGCCGAAAAATCAGGCGTCAAGGAATATTTGCGCTGCGCTGCGGCAATTCGGCCCGCGCAGGCTCCCGCGCCTGTCATCGCTGCGCATTGTCACGGCGCTCTGTGACGGGGCGATGACAGGCCAGAGGCTGGGGACTGGGGAGACTTACTTCGACTTCGGGGCGGCGCTGAACGTCTTGTTGGCGATCTTCCACACGCCATCGATCTGCAGCAGGTTCATATAGTCGGTGA
This region of Cupriavidus sp. EM10 genomic DNA includes:
- a CDS encoding substrate-binding domain-containing protein; this translates as MPTSRRVTLHPRLASAEPGQGVTLADVALAAKVSLATASRVFSHPQLVREATAQRVHEAARRLSFRPNLLGAKLRAQRTRIVGVMLPTLDNAVFAECWRGIEESAMAAGYSLMLVTSNYDPARERERIEYLLRHRVDGMVLTVADACDSTVLDQLDRESVPYVLAYNQVSRDGADRGRHSVSVDNQTSACEGVNALIAAGHRRIAVISGAFTASDRARQRFAGYADAMRAHGLPIRDPVNLPSHTASNAPQIQALMAQPDAPTAFFCTNDLLAIGVISDLKRLGLRVPRDVSVLGYDGIALGALVEPPLATVVQPNADIGTHAINQLLHRLDVGSAGADGNATLLPHALRIEGTVSAPAVPA